One region of Glycine max cultivar Williams 82 chromosome 9, Glycine_max_v4.0, whole genome shotgun sequence genomic DNA includes:
- the LOC100808551 gene encoding ATG8-interacting protein 1, which yields MADNEDGGDKTSRGNEWEVVSLTASTYAAAPGPDEVEMKDDGKEDVYGQDEGETSHALFMSRHFVFPPSQHENLPVEPDYGEIHDDFGDKDVASEETPEEVTIPSGKDEENLTLPGLEVAEEFEGMRYFDEKINRLSVRGKQFEEGTTLPAFGLTEKGESMYDPAKYTSFEGETAIGGVTAYGESIVDPEATEMEYQGSNVSPDLSLSKNLSKDNEYNTSDLPCGAWWKRRAASLYAHAKEANAFWSVFIAATVMGLVMLGQRWQHERALQLKWQISINDEARSRVLAPIYRLKDVIVGGNRRGSLIRRSSSGES from the exons ATGGCAGACAATGAGGATGGAGGGGATAAGACATCTCGTGGGAATGAATGGGAGGTTGTATCTCTCACAGCATCAACATATGCAGCTGCTCCTGGTCCTGATGAAGTTGAGATGAAGGATGATGGGAAAGAAGATGTATATGGGCAGGATGAAGGAGAAACGTCACATGCTTTATTCATGTCTAGACACTTTGTCTTTCCACCCAGTCAGCATGAAAACTTGCCCGTGGAACCTGACTATGGTGAGATTCATGATGATTTTGGAGACAAAGATGTTGCCTCTGAAGAGACTCCTGAAGAAGTGACCATACCTAGTGGAAAGGATGAAGAAAACTTGACATTACCAGGATTAGAAGTTGCAGAGGAGTTTGAGGGCATGCGGTATTTTGACGAGAAAATCAACAGATTATCTGTTCGTGGTAAACAGTTTGAGGAAGGTACAACTCTACCAGCATTTGGCTTGACTGAAAAGGGGGAGAGTATGTATGACCCTGCAAAATACACTTCTTTTGAGGGTGAAACAGCTATTGGTGGCGTAACAGCATATGGTGAAAGCATAGTTGATCCTGAAGCAACTGAAATGGAATATCAAGGTTCAAATGTATCTCCTGATTTGTCACTGTCAAAGAACTTGTCCAAAGATAACGAATACAACACTTCAGATCTTCCTTGTGGAGCTTGGTGGAAGCGGAGAGCTGCCTCCTTATATGCTCATGCAAAAGAGGCAAATGCATTCTGGTCTGTTTTCATTGCAGCTACTGTGATGGGCCTTGTAATGCTTGGCCAACGCTGGCAGCATGAAAGGGCTttacaacttaaatggcaaatcAGTATAAATGATGAG GCGAGGAGCAGGGTGCTTGCTCCCATATATCGGCTCAAAGATGTGATTGTTGGTGGCAACCGCCGTGGCTCCTTGATCAGGAGAAGCTCCTCTGGTGAAAGTTAA